From the genome of Frankiales bacterium, one region includes:
- a CDS encoding citrate synthase, with protein MSDVTLTYPGGELPLTRVAATDGNDGIDISSLLKTTDAVTLDSGFTNTAACTSAITFIDGDAGILRYRGYPIEQLAEQSSFLETSYLLIYGSLPTAVQLAEFESRIKRHTMLHEDLKRFFDGFPRDAHPMPVLSSAVSALSTFYQDSLDPFDADQVDLSTVRLLAKVPTIAAYAFKKSVGQPFLYPDNSLSLNDNFLRMTFGVPAEDYEVDPVLARALDLLLILHADHEQNCSTSTVRLVGSSHANLFASVSAGINALFGPLHGGANQAVLEMLEKIHRSGGGVNTFIRQVKNREDGVKLMGFGHRVYKNYDPRAAIVKRTAYEVFEALGVTDPLLDIALRLEEVALNDDFFISRKLYPNVDFYTGLIYKAMGFPTRMFTVMFALGRLPGWIGQWREMIADPETKIGRPRQVYVGPTERAYVPVDQR; from the coding sequence GTGTCCGACGTGACCCTCACCTACCCCGGCGGCGAGCTCCCGCTCACCCGGGTCGCCGCCACCGACGGCAACGACGGCATCGACATCTCCTCGCTGCTCAAGACCACCGACGCCGTCACCCTCGACTCCGGGTTCACCAACACCGCGGCGTGCACCTCGGCGATCACGTTCATCGACGGCGACGCCGGGATCCTGCGCTACCGCGGGTACCCGATCGAGCAGCTGGCCGAGCAGTCGTCGTTCCTCGAGACGTCGTACCTGCTCATCTACGGCTCGCTCCCCACGGCGGTGCAGCTCGCCGAGTTCGAGTCCCGGATCAAGCGCCACACGATGCTGCACGAGGACCTCAAGCGGTTCTTCGACGGCTTCCCGCGCGACGCGCACCCGATGCCCGTGCTCTCCAGCGCGGTCTCGGCGCTGTCGACCTTCTACCAGGACTCCCTCGACCCCTTCGACGCCGACCAGGTCGACCTCTCGACCGTGCGGCTGCTGGCGAAGGTGCCCACGATCGCGGCGTACGCGTTCAAGAAGTCCGTGGGCCAGCCGTTCCTCTACCCGGACAACTCGCTGAGCCTCAACGACAACTTCCTGCGCATGACGTTCGGCGTCCCGGCCGAGGACTACGAGGTGGATCCCGTCCTCGCGCGCGCGCTGGACCTCCTGCTGATCCTGCACGCCGACCACGAGCAGAACTGCTCCACGTCCACGGTGCGGCTGGTCGGGAGCTCGCACGCCAACCTCTTCGCCTCGGTCTCGGCGGGGATCAACGCGCTGTTCGGCCCGCTGCACGGCGGGGCCAACCAGGCGGTGCTCGAGATGCTCGAGAAGATCCACCGCAGCGGTGGCGGCGTGAACACGTTCATCCGCCAGGTGAAGAACCGCGAGGACGGCGTGAAGCTCATGGGCTTCGGCCACCGCGTGTACAAGAACTACGACCCGCGCGCCGCGATCGTGAAGCGCACGGCCTACGAGGTGTTCGAGGCGCTCGGCGTCACCGACCCGCTGCTCGACATCGCGCTGCGCCTCGAGGAGGTCGCGCTCAACGACGACTTCTTCATCTCGCGCAAGCTCTACCCGAACGTCGACTTCTACACAGGGCTCATCTACAAGGCGATGGGCTTCCCCACGCGGATGTTCACGGTCATGTTCGCCCTCGGCCGGCTGCCCGGGTGGATCGGGCAGTGGCGCGAGATGATCGCCGACCCGGAGACCAAGATCGGCCGCCCGCGGCAGGTCTACGTCGGGCCGACCGAGCGGGCCTACGTCCCCGTCGACCAGCGCTGA
- a CDS encoding succinyldiaminopimelate transaminase, whose translation MTRLAERLPEFPWDRLRPYRDLAAQHPDGIVDLSVGTPVDPVPASVRQALADAADSPGYPPTAGTPALLDSARAWASRTLHVDLAPEAVLPTIGSKELVALLPTLLGLGPQDTVVVPELAYPTYDVGARAAGCQVVVSDSTAALGPAPVALVWVNSPGNPTGRVLPVEHLAKVVAWARERGAVVVSDECYLELAWEAAPVSVLDERVCGGSHDGLLAVHSLSKRSNLAGYRAGLVLGDPALVGPLLEARKHLGLMVPGPVQAAAAAALADDLHVAEQRHRYGRRRDHLLSALLDAGLSIEHSEAGLYLWASRGQDCWDTVAWFAELGILVAPGDFYGAAGARHVRVALTATDERVAAAVRRLARAA comes from the coding sequence ATGACCCGACTCGCCGAGCGGCTGCCCGAGTTCCCGTGGGACCGGCTGCGGCCCTACCGCGACCTCGCCGCGCAGCACCCCGACGGCATCGTCGACCTCTCCGTCGGCACGCCGGTCGACCCGGTCCCGGCGAGCGTCCGGCAGGCGCTGGCCGACGCCGCGGACAGCCCGGGCTACCCGCCCACCGCGGGGACGCCGGCGCTGCTCGACTCGGCCCGCGCCTGGGCCTCGCGCACCCTGCACGTCGACCTCGCGCCCGAGGCCGTGCTGCCCACGATCGGGTCGAAGGAGCTCGTCGCCCTGCTGCCGACGCTGCTCGGCCTCGGGCCGCAGGACACCGTGGTGGTGCCCGAGCTCGCCTACCCCACCTACGACGTGGGCGCGCGTGCCGCGGGCTGCCAGGTGGTCGTGTCGGACTCCACCGCCGCGCTGGGCCCGGCGCCGGTGGCGCTGGTGTGGGTCAACTCCCCGGGCAACCCCACCGGCCGCGTGCTGCCGGTCGAGCACCTCGCGAAGGTGGTGGCCTGGGCGCGCGAGCGCGGCGCGGTGGTGGTGAGCGACGAGTGCTACCTGGAGCTGGCGTGGGAGGCCGCGCCGGTGTCGGTGCTCGACGAGCGCGTCTGCGGCGGTTCGCACGACGGGCTGCTCGCCGTGCACTCGCTGTCCAAGCGGTCCAACCTCGCCGGCTACCGGGCCGGCCTCGTGCTCGGCGACCCGGCGCTCGTCGGCCCGCTGCTCGAGGCGCGCAAGCACCTCGGGCTCATGGTGCCCGGCCCCGTGCAGGCGGCCGCCGCGGCCGCGCTCGCCGACGACCTGCACGTCGCCGAGCAGCGGCACCGCTACGGACGCCGCCGCGACCACCTGCTCTCGGCACTGCTCGACGCGGGCCTGTCGATCGAGCACTCCGAGGCCGGGCTCTACCTGTGGGCGTCGCGCGGCCAGGACTGCTGGGACACCGTCGCCTGGTTCGCCGAGCTCGGGATCCTCGTGGCGCCCGGCGACTTCTACGGCGCCGCGGGGGCACGGCACGTGCGCGTGGCCCTCACCGCCACCGACGAGCGCGTGGCCGCCGCCGTGCGCCGGCTCGCGCGGGCCGCCTGA
- a CDS encoding ferredoxin, which produces MTYVIAQPCVDLKDKACVEECPVDCIYEGERMLYIHPDECVDCGACEPVCPVEAIFYEDDVPAQWKDYTAANAEFFDDLGSPGGAAKHGLIAKDAAIVAGLEPQEHEGH; this is translated from the coding sequence GTGACCTACGTCATCGCGCAGCCCTGCGTCGACCTCAAGGACAAGGCGTGCGTCGAGGAGTGCCCCGTCGACTGCATCTACGAGGGCGAGCGGATGCTCTACATCCACCCCGACGAGTGCGTCGACTGCGGGGCGTGCGAGCCCGTCTGCCCGGTCGAGGCGATCTTCTACGAGGACGACGTCCCGGCCCAGTGGAAGGACTACACCGCGGCCAACGCGGAGTTCTTCGACGACCTCGGCTCGCCGGGCGGCGCCGCCAAGCACGGCCTCATCGCCAAGGACGCGGCGATCGTGGCCGGCCTCGAGCCGCAGGAGCACGAGGGGCACTGA
- a CDS encoding methyltransferase domain-containing protein has protein sequence MSTPSRPWDATGYDASFGFVTAYGAPLLDLLGAAPGERVLDLGCGTGHQAAQLAAAGVRVLGVDGDAAMLDRARREHPGVAFAHADAQDEEALRAAAGPVPYDAVLSNAAMHWMPRQDAVVAGVAAVLRPGGRLVVEMGGVGNVARVTRAIRAARADVGLDPDVASPWTFPTPGEQASRLERHGFLVRMVALVDRTTPLADGVGAAGWAAMFGAGLVDDVPAPDRSAFDSAVDRHARSEGLDVRPDGEPGWWIDYVRLRFHAVRR, from the coding sequence ATGAGCACACCCTCCCGGCCCTGGGACGCCACCGGCTACGACGCGTCGTTCGGCTTCGTCACGGCCTACGGCGCACCCCTGCTCGACCTGCTCGGCGCGGCGCCCGGGGAGCGCGTGCTCGACCTCGGCTGCGGCACCGGGCACCAGGCCGCGCAGCTCGCGGCCGCGGGGGTGCGGGTGCTCGGCGTCGACGGCGACGCCGCGATGCTCGACCGGGCCCGGCGCGAGCACCCCGGGGTGGCGTTCGCCCACGCGGACGCGCAGGACGAGGAGGCGCTGCGCGCGGCGGCCGGGCCCGTGCCCTACGACGCGGTGCTCTCCAACGCCGCGATGCACTGGATGCCCCGCCAGGACGCCGTGGTGGCGGGCGTGGCCGCCGTGCTGCGGCCGGGCGGGCGCCTCGTCGTCGAGATGGGCGGCGTGGGCAACGTGGCCCGGGTGACCCGCGCGATCCGCGCGGCCCGGGCCGACGTCGGCCTCGACCCCGACGTCGCCTCCCCCTGGACCTTCCCGACTCCGGGCGAGCAGGCGAGCCGGCTCGAGCGGCACGGATTCCTGGTGCGGATGGTGGCCCTCGTCGACCGCACCACGCCGCTGGCCGACGGGGTGGGCGCCGCGGGCTGGGCCGCGATGTTCGGGGCGGGCCTCGTCGACGACGTCCCCGCACCGGACCGGTCGGCGTTCGACTCCGCCGTCGACCGCCACGCCCGCTCCGAGGGCCTCGACGTGCGCCCCGACGGCGAGCCGGGCTGGTGGATCGACTACGTGCGCCTGCGCTTCCACGCGGTGCGCCGCTGA
- a CDS encoding HAMP domain-containing protein → MLRRLGSLHARLAVGVLLLTALGLALATTAGTLLLRNYLVAEADRAALATASRFADGAFPQPQPPGGQGPGQGFSGGRFRALPSPYVVAVMSADGRVVAQVAGSQVSSSPLPDLPSMTATEVAALDGQGFDVGGIGDPRFHYRVVAVPLASGIGSVVVATPMQTIDETVQRAALAGVAVGLLTLGLVGLLVGVVIRIGLRPLEDVEDTAERIAAGDLSQRVPDMPEGTEIGRLSTALNGMLSQIETAFDQRSASEARLRRFVADASHELRTPLTTIRGYAELSRTGAISGDDDRAAAVARIEAEAVRMGVLVDDLLLLARLDQQRPLERRPVDVVEVVEAAAAALRAAAPGREVTVRAGSPAWVTGDGARLRQVLDNLLTNTRVHTPDGTPVRVDVRTGDGQVVVEVADSGPGMAPDDLARATERFYRGDPSRTRRNGAGSGLGLSIVQAIVDAHGGRLSLASTVGQGTSITIALPLAAPVPAPAGPVTTTPGTGEPAPAPPAASVPPAPGGARQPAGSGVAPSSPRV, encoded by the coding sequence ATGCTGCGCCGGCTCGGCTCGCTGCACGCCCGCCTCGCGGTCGGGGTGCTGCTGCTGACCGCCCTCGGCCTGGCACTGGCCACCACTGCCGGCACGCTGCTGCTGCGCAACTACCTCGTGGCCGAGGCCGACCGGGCCGCGCTGGCCACCGCGAGCCGGTTCGCCGACGGCGCGTTCCCCCAGCCGCAGCCGCCCGGCGGGCAGGGCCCGGGCCAGGGCTTCTCCGGCGGCCGGTTCCGCGCGCTGCCGAGCCCCTACGTGGTCGCGGTCATGTCGGCCGACGGGCGCGTCGTGGCGCAGGTGGCCGGCAGCCAGGTGTCGAGCTCGCCGCTGCCGGACCTGCCCTCGATGACGGCCACCGAGGTCGCCGCCCTCGACGGCCAGGGGTTCGACGTCGGCGGCATCGGCGACCCGCGCTTCCACTACCGCGTCGTGGCCGTGCCGCTGGCCTCCGGCATCGGCAGCGTCGTCGTCGCCACCCCGATGCAGACGATCGACGAGACGGTGCAGCGCGCCGCGCTGGCCGGCGTGGCGGTGGGCCTGCTCACCCTCGGGCTCGTCGGGCTGCTGGTCGGCGTCGTGATCCGCATCGGGCTGCGGCCGCTGGAGGACGTCGAGGACACGGCCGAGCGGATCGCCGCCGGAGACCTGTCCCAGCGCGTGCCGGACATGCCCGAGGGCACCGAGATCGGACGGCTGTCCACCGCGCTCAACGGGATGCTGAGCCAGATCGAGACCGCCTTCGACCAGCGCAGCGCCAGCGAGGCGCGGCTGCGGCGCTTCGTCGCCGACGCCAGCCACGAGCTGCGCACCCCGCTGACCACGATCCGCGGCTACGCCGAGCTCTCGCGGACCGGCGCAATCTCCGGCGACGACGACCGCGCCGCGGCCGTGGCCCGCATCGAGGCCGAGGCGGTGCGCATGGGCGTGCTGGTCGACGACCTCCTCCTGCTCGCCCGGCTCGACCAGCAGCGGCCGCTCGAACGCCGGCCGGTCGACGTCGTCGAGGTGGTGGAGGCGGCGGCCGCGGCGCTGCGCGCGGCCGCGCCGGGCCGCGAGGTGACCGTGCGCGCCGGGTCGCCGGCGTGGGTGACCGGCGACGGCGCCCGGCTGCGCCAGGTGCTCGACAACCTGCTCACCAACACGCGGGTGCACACGCCCGACGGCACGCCCGTGCGCGTCGACGTCCGCACCGGCGACGGCCAGGTGGTGGTCGAGGTCGCCGACTCCGGACCGGGCATGGCGCCCGACGACCTCGCCCGCGCCACCGAGCGCTTCTACCGCGGCGACCCCTCGCGCACCCGGCGCAACGGCGCCGGCTCGGGCCTCGGGCTCTCGATCGTGCAGGCGATCGTCGACGCCCACGGAGGGCGGCTGAGCCTGGCCTCCACCGTGGGCCAGGGCACCTCGATCACGATCGCCCTCCCGCTGGCCGCGCCCGTGCCGGCGCCCGCGGGGCCGGTCACGACTACCCCGGGCACCGGCGAGCCGGCGCCCGCCCCGCCTGCGGCGTCCGTCCCGCCTGCGCCCGGCGGCGCGCGGCAGCCCGCGGGCTCCGGCGTCGCACCCTCCTCGCCGCGCGTCTGA
- a CDS encoding response regulator — MAGETRPRSAEARVLVVDDETSIADLLATGLRFVGFDVRTANSGQEALTQVREWRPDLILLDVMMPDVDGFEVTRRLRGDGRMTPVLFLTARDAVEDKVTGLTIGGDDYVTKPFSLEEVVARVRALLRRNATQEADDGLLRYADIVLDEDAHEVSRAGVPIELTPTEFSLMRYLMLNSGRVVSKSQILDHVWHYDFGGDGAVVESYISYLRRKVDAPFDEPLIRTVRGVGYTLRQPQSGRQDAAAAQGAGGS, encoded by the coding sequence ATGGCTGGTGAGACCCGTCCCCGATCCGCCGAGGCGCGCGTGCTCGTCGTCGACGACGAGACCTCGATCGCCGACCTGCTCGCGACCGGCCTGCGGTTCGTGGGGTTCGACGTGCGCACGGCCAACAGCGGCCAGGAGGCGCTGACCCAGGTGCGCGAGTGGCGTCCCGACCTGATCCTGCTCGACGTGATGATGCCCGACGTCGACGGCTTCGAGGTCACCCGCCGGCTGCGCGGCGACGGCCGCATGACTCCGGTGCTCTTCCTCACCGCCCGAGACGCCGTCGAGGACAAGGTGACGGGGCTGACGATCGGCGGCGACGACTACGTCACCAAGCCGTTCAGCCTCGAGGAGGTCGTGGCCCGGGTGCGGGCCCTGCTGCGCCGCAACGCGACCCAGGAGGCCGACGACGGCCTGCTGCGCTACGCCGACATCGTGCTCGACGAGGACGCCCACGAGGTCAGCCGGGCCGGGGTGCCGATCGAGCTCACGCCCACCGAGTTCTCGCTCATGCGCTACCTCATGCTCAACTCCGGGCGCGTGGTGTCCAAGTCGCAGATCCTCGACCACGTGTGGCACTACGACTTCGGCGGAGACGGCGCGGTCGTGGAGTCCTACATCTCCTACCTGCGGCGCAAGGTGGACGCGCCGTTCGACGAGCCGCTGATCCGCACCGTCCGCGGCGTGGGCTACACGTTGCGCCAGCCGCAGTCCGGGCGCCAGGACGCCGCGGCCGCCCAGGGCGCCGGCGGGTCCTGA
- a CDS encoding flavin reductase, producing MAEPAPQPRPVEPGRFRAVMSRFATGVAVVTCVQERFDHAMTANSFTSVSLDPPLVLVCVENDSRFHEAITAAGAWSVSVLDAGSAGRARWFATRGRPLVGQFDSTPTTRSALTGALVLDGAIASLDCRTVAVHPAGDHDIVVGEVLDLAAQAAGGDPLLYFGSRFRGLAPES from the coding sequence ATGGCCGAGCCCGCCCCGCAGCCGCGGCCGGTCGAGCCCGGCCGGTTCCGGGCGGTCATGAGCCGGTTCGCCACGGGAGTCGCCGTCGTCACCTGCGTGCAGGAGCGGTTCGACCACGCGATGACCGCGAACTCGTTCACCTCGGTGTCCCTCGACCCGCCGCTGGTGCTGGTCTGCGTGGAGAACGACTCGCGCTTCCACGAGGCGATCACCGCGGCCGGCGCGTGGTCGGTCAGCGTCCTGGACGCCGGCTCCGCGGGCCGGGCCCGCTGGTTCGCGACCCGGGGCCGGCCCCTCGTCGGGCAGTTCGACTCGACGCCCACCACCCGCTCGGCGCTCACCGGCGCCCTCGTGCTCGACGGCGCGATCGCGAGCCTGGACTGCCGCACCGTGGCGGTGCACCCCGCCGGCGACCACGACATCGTCGTCGGCGAGGTGCTCGACCTCGCCGCGCAGGCCGCCGGCGGCGACCCGCTGCTGTACTTCGGCAGCCGGTTCCGGGGCCTGGCGCCCGAGTCCTGA
- a CDS encoding response regulator → MTDQQPTVLVADDSPTMRRIVGGVLAAAGFDVVLAEDGVEAVQTVFRTNPDVVILDVQMPRVSGYVAARVLKDDWQTADTPVLFLTSLNAASDRYWGARAGADRFLTKDFEAPELVEAVTAAIEASRAARGGRAPIKPDPLELTDDDVLVRVCDLLDRNLFEASVTQDVTSIAADVHGFEETVAAVLEAMERIVDCDLVSVMLLGPDGLNPEATYVSVSREVTEEHYRDFLAAVAEASEQATGLGTSMTELSPMLADAHGRLGAADPDGLESPGMATFLSMPLRAGGRLLGLLALSSGVANAFGESALTTLRLVASPAAVVIDHARLSGVRA, encoded by the coding sequence ATGACCGACCAGCAGCCGACGGTCCTCGTCGCCGACGACAGCCCCACGATGCGCCGCATCGTGGGGGGCGTGCTCGCCGCGGCGGGGTTCGACGTGGTCCTCGCCGAGGACGGCGTCGAGGCGGTGCAGACGGTGTTCCGCACCAACCCCGACGTGGTGATCCTCGACGTGCAGATGCCGCGCGTCTCGGGCTACGTCGCGGCGCGCGTGCTCAAGGACGACTGGCAGACGGCGGACACGCCGGTGCTGTTCCTGACGTCGCTCAACGCCGCGAGCGACCGCTACTGGGGGGCGCGCGCCGGGGCGGACCGCTTCCTCACCAAGGACTTCGAGGCGCCGGAGCTGGTCGAGGCGGTCACCGCGGCCATCGAGGCGTCCCGCGCGGCGCGTGGCGGCCGCGCGCCGATCAAGCCGGACCCGCTCGAGCTCACCGACGACGACGTCCTCGTGCGGGTGTGCGACCTGCTGGACCGCAACCTGTTCGAGGCCTCCGTCACGCAGGACGTCACCTCGATCGCGGCCGACGTGCACGGGTTCGAGGAGACGGTGGCGGCCGTGCTCGAGGCGATGGAGCGCATCGTCGACTGCGACCTGGTCAGCGTCATGCTGCTGGGCCCGGACGGGCTCAACCCCGAGGCGACGTACGTGTCGGTGTCGCGCGAGGTGACCGAGGAGCACTACCGCGACTTCCTGGCCGCGGTCGCCGAGGCGTCCGAGCAGGCGACCGGCCTCGGCACGTCGATGACCGAGCTCTCGCCGATGCTCGCCGACGCCCACGGGCGCCTGGGCGCGGCGGACCCGGACGGCCTGGAGAGCCCCGGCATGGCCACGTTCCTGTCGATGCCGCTGCGCGCCGGCGGGCGGCTGCTCGGCCTGCTGGCGCTGTCCAGCGGCGTCGCCAACGCGTTCGGCGAGTCGGCGCTCACCACGCTGCGCCTGGTCGCGTCCCCGGCCGCCGTCGTCATCGACCACGCCCGGCTCTCCGGCGTCCGCGCCTGA
- a CDS encoding response regulator, giving the protein MAWSDDPELVATFRAEVEDRLASLRDGLLGLEGRRAPRQLVESLFRDAHTVKGSARMLGLDAVVTLAHRAEDLLGMLRDGRLAVRRDLVDLLLVTTDAIGRSMPGADRHVPTSAVEDVVAALDSALAGADPVEVPRLPEAAAADPDVDDDDAAFAGGRGGDHVRVPTRRVHGLLDVVGEAEVDVRRLERQALECAALLAEHQSLVRGLRQSVLSGASSSEVSDAATAVLAATDRLQALARDLRTRSEDALGRIGRVREGAMGLATVPVRRLLAGFPALVREVATATAKEVELVTVGAEVELDVRVLDGVAEALRHLVINAVDHGCEPPAERVRSGKPRRARVTVTARQAGSTVVVEVADDGAGIDDDALLAALVRTGRVEEGAAPAPHALHRMLFEPGFSTRTDVTETSGRGVGLDVVRTSVEALGGTVEIDSAPGQGTRFVLTLPVTLGVVRCLVVRCGQERFGVPLPGVLETVSLADADVHEVAGSLVVVRRDETVPLADLGSALGVAGPRHARVAVVARPAGTPLAWAVDEVEAEREVVVTPLGDFLGELPGTSGATIDDDGSVLLLVDLRELGARFTGTSELPVPGSEQPAADAQGDAQAPAARRTATGPGRPRVLVVEDSIGVRELQRTILEAAGYEVVTAVDGLDGADRLQQEPVDLVLSDVEMPGMDGFTLTRTIRRTRGWENVPVVIMTSRGDDADKRAGLDAGADAYLLKSEFDQHALVDAVRRLVGR; this is encoded by the coding sequence ATGGCCTGGTCCGACGATCCCGAGCTGGTCGCCACCTTCCGCGCGGAGGTGGAGGACCGGCTCGCGTCGCTGCGCGACGGGCTGCTCGGGCTGGAGGGCAGGCGCGCCCCGCGCCAGCTGGTCGAGTCGCTGTTCCGCGACGCCCACACCGTGAAGGGCTCGGCCCGGATGCTCGGGCTCGACGCCGTGGTGACGCTGGCCCACCGGGCCGAGGACCTGCTGGGCATGCTGCGCGACGGGCGCCTCGCCGTGCGCCGCGACCTCGTCGACCTGCTGCTCGTCACCACCGACGCGATCGGGCGCTCGATGCCGGGCGCCGACCGCCACGTGCCGACCTCGGCCGTGGAGGACGTCGTCGCCGCGCTCGACTCGGCGCTGGCCGGCGCCGACCCGGTGGAGGTGCCCCGGCTGCCCGAGGCGGCCGCGGCCGACCCGGACGTGGACGACGACGACGCCGCCTTCGCCGGCGGGCGGGGCGGGGACCACGTGCGCGTGCCCACCCGCCGCGTGCACGGGCTGCTCGACGTCGTGGGCGAGGCCGAGGTGGACGTGCGGCGGCTCGAGCGCCAGGCGCTCGAGTGCGCGGCCCTGCTCGCCGAGCACCAGTCGCTGGTCCGGGGGCTGCGCCAGTCCGTGCTCTCGGGGGCGTCGTCGTCCGAGGTGTCGGACGCGGCGACCGCCGTGCTGGCAGCCACGGACCGCCTCCAGGCGCTGGCCCGCGACCTGCGCACCCGCAGCGAGGACGCGCTCGGCCGCATCGGACGGGTGCGCGAGGGTGCGATGGGCCTGGCCACCGTGCCGGTGCGCCGGCTCCTCGCCGGCTTCCCGGCGCTGGTCCGCGAGGTCGCGACCGCCACGGCCAAGGAGGTCGAGCTGGTCACCGTCGGGGCCGAGGTGGAGCTCGATGTGCGCGTGCTCGACGGCGTCGCGGAGGCCCTGCGGCACCTGGTGATCAACGCCGTGGACCACGGGTGCGAGCCGCCCGCCGAGCGGGTCCGGTCGGGCAAGCCGCGGCGCGCCCGGGTGACCGTCACCGCGCGGCAGGCCGGCTCCACGGTGGTGGTCGAGGTGGCCGACGACGGCGCCGGCATCGACGACGACGCCCTGCTCGCGGCCCTGGTCCGTACCGGACGCGTGGAGGAGGGCGCGGCGCCGGCGCCGCACGCGCTGCACCGCATGCTCTTCGAGCCCGGGTTCTCCACGCGCACCGACGTCACCGAGACCTCCGGCCGCGGCGTGGGCCTCGACGTCGTCCGCACGTCGGTGGAGGCGCTCGGCGGCACCGTGGAGATCGACAGCGCGCCCGGGCAGGGCACCCGCTTCGTGCTGACGCTGCCCGTCACCCTCGGCGTGGTCCGCTGCCTGGTGGTGCGCTGCGGCCAGGAGCGGTTCGGCGTCCCGCTGCCGGGCGTGCTCGAGACCGTGAGCCTGGCCGACGCCGACGTCCACGAGGTCGCGGGCTCGCTCGTGGTGGTCCGCCGCGACGAGACGGTCCCGCTCGCCGACCTGGGGTCGGCCCTGGGCGTGGCCGGCCCGCGCCACGCGCGGGTGGCCGTGGTGGCCCGGCCGGCCGGGACGCCGCTGGCGTGGGCCGTCGACGAGGTCGAGGCCGAGCGCGAGGTGGTCGTCACCCCGCTCGGCGACTTCCTCGGCGAGCTCCCCGGCACGTCCGGCGCGACGATCGACGACGACGGGTCCGTGCTGCTGCTGGTGGACCTGCGCGAGCTCGGCGCCCGGTTCACCGGCACCTCGGAGCTGCCCGTGCCGGGGTCCGAGCAGCCCGCGGCCGACGCCCAGGGCGACGCCCAGGCGCCCGCTGCGCGCCGCACCGCTACTGGTCCGGGCCGTCCGCGGGTGCTCGTCGTCGAGGACTCGATCGGCGTGCGCGAGCTCCAGCGGACCATCCTCGAGGCCGCCGGCTACGAGGTGGTGACGGCGGTCGACGGGCTCGACGGCGCCGACCGGCTCCAGCAGGAACCGGTCGACCTCGTGCTCTCCGACGTCGAGATGCCCGGCATGGACGGGTTCACCCTCACGCGCACCATCCGGCGCACCCGCGGCTGGGAGAACGTCCCCGTCGTCATCATGACGTCGCGGGGCGACGACGCCGACAAGCGCGCGGGCCTCGACGCCGGGGCCGACGCGTACCTGCTCAAGAGCGAGTTCGACCAGCACGCGCTGGTGGACGCCGTCCGACGTCTGGTCGGCCGATGA